The following are encoded together in the Lactuca sativa cultivar Salinas chromosome 1, Lsat_Salinas_v11, whole genome shotgun sequence genome:
- the LOC128126587 gene encoding transcription elongation factor SPT4 homolog 1-like, giving the protein MTNAAQIPTSFGHELRACLRCRLVKTYDQFRESGCENCSFFKMEEDHERVADCTTPNFTGIISVMDPARSWAARWLRIGKYVPGCYTLAVSEALSEDLQALCEEERVQYHPPKRV; this is encoded by the exons ATGACGAACGCCGCGCAAATTCCGACGAGCTTCGGCCATGAACTTCGAGCATGTCTTCGTTGCCGCCTGGTGAAAACGTACGATCAG tttcgaGAATCAGGATGTGAAAACTGTAGTTTCTTCAAGATGGAGGAGGATCACGAACGTGTCGCTGATTGCACCACCCCTAATTTTACCGG GATTATCTCGGTAATGGATCCTGCCAGAAGTTGGGCTGCTAGGTGGCTTCGAATTG GCAAATATGTTCCTGGTTGCTACACACTTGCAGTCTCAGAAGCCCTGTCGGAGGATCTGCAG GCTCTCTGTGAGGAAGAGCGGGTGCAATATCATCCACCAAAACGTGTATGA